GGCCGGGGGTCACCGCTGCTGGCCCCTCGCCGGGGGAAGGCGAGGAGAGAGGTGTCGGTGCCACGTGAGGAGGGCGATTTGCATCGGGAGGATGTTTGCTCCCTGGGAAATAGCCTGGGACCAGACCCTTCTCATGAGCCTGCCAATATGTGGGCATGACTTTCAGGCAAATGAGCTTCTAGCCGCTTGCCAGGCATGCCTCGCCGTGTGTCCCACGGGGGTTATGGCTGCgtcaccccccccagcctgcctTGATCCCACGGACATCCCCATGGAGCGGTCGTCGGGTCCCCAGGCCAGTCCCAATGGGCTGTATCGTGTCTCCCGGGGGAACCGTGCGGTGGGAGCAGTGGGGTGACGCACCCCCATCCCCGCAGCCGCCGCAAAGAAGTGACCACGCGGCGCAGTcaaccagcagccccagggaccgCGTGTCTCGGGAGACACGGGCTCGAGCCAAGGCAAGTTGGTACGCGTGTGCTCGGCTGTGGCAGGGACACCAGCCAAGGTGATGCCGCGGGGTGGCCCGGGCACCGGCACAGCTGGGGAGCCCTGCCTGTGGCCCTGGGCAGGACAGGAGCAGCTCTCCACCTCCAAGGCTGTCCCAGTTGGTGGCCTTTTGCCTGAACAGCGTTTTCCCGCTGTCAGATGTGGAGGCTGCAGGCTACAGGCAGGGTTTGAACATCGGAAGAGCTGCAGAATTTCCAGCAGGGTAAAGTCTGATAAGGGCCACTGGAATGATTAAAAGGCCAAGCCACGGCGTGACCACCCAACCCGCACGGCCCGGCACCATGTCACCATGGTGCCTACGGGGAGTCGGGgtcctccagccctggggccaggGATGCCCCCACCTGCGTCTCCCCAAAGACAACGACCACACATAGGGTTGTGACCACTCTTGAGTCTCGCCCAGGGTTTAAATCCTGTTTgtcccaggctgggagggagggaacaTGCAGAGCAGCATCCATGGTGGCATCCGCGGGAAGTGGCAGTCCCACCCCGCGTTCCCGCGGTGGCCCCCACGGTGCAGGTGTCCCAGGAGGATGGAACCTCCCCTTGTCCCCGCAGCTTCCCCGAACCACCCAAGAGAGCTTTGCTTGTGGTGCCTTGCTCCCTGCAGGGGACACGGGGCACTCACACACGTGTCCCCGCTGCACGACCACGAGGTTTCTCTTGCAAACCTCAGGAGCTTTCTGCCTGGCAggggcccggcccccccccaggGCACTGCCTGGGTGTTGCTGAAGGTTCACGGTTGGGATGCTCCCACATTACCTGCATGGGGAGAGTGTGAAGCCTGTCGCACGGCCGTGCCCCTGCTTGCCCCCGCTGCAAGCTCTCAGGCAGCGCAGAGGAAGGTTTTGCTGCGTTTTCCCCGAGACGCCCCCCCgccacagccccttccctgctgctcccttgCCAAAAGCAGCCCCGTGGGTCAGGGGTCCATTCTCCTCCCTCCCGAAGGTGGATCTCCCCAAGGGAGACCATTTCCAcccagcagccgcagcccctcAGCCCCGCATCCCCGCGGCCAGGCAGGCGGCGTTGGCCAAGCCTGGCATTTCCCCACCGGGGCTCCGGCAAACCGCTTTGCCAAAAAGCCGGGAGGCAAAGcaccggcggggccggcggcggaggAAACCTTCGCGCTTCCTCCCGGCTCGCGGGGAGCCGAGCAGGCGGGTGGCTCTCCCTCGCGCGCCTTTCGCTGGGGCTCTGCGCTGGGAAGAAAAGCTCTCGTCTTTCCCACGCTCTCCGACACATTTTAATGAATTAAGTGGGGGCACGCCCCCTCGCCGCCTGCCCCGGATCCGTCCCCCCGGCTCTCCGGCTCCCTTCAAGGAGGCCTCCGGGGGTGGCTGGACTCTCGCTGGCTTGTCCGCCTGGTCCAGAGGACGGGCACTGCCCGCTTGGCTTTTTTAGAAGAGGGCTGCGACGTGCCCAGCCCAATGTGCCGGGGCGGCTCTGAGCCCCTCCGGCAGCGCCGGCGGCAGCCGTCCCTTCTCCTCTCGCCTCTCACGAGCCGGGGGGaaatttggtcatcgtgtctctTGAGGAGGGGAAATTTGGTCCGCGCCTCTCAGCGTGACCGTTTGCTAAAGCCAACGCAGCGCCGGGTCCCTctccccgcctcccgccgggTCTGCACTGCCGGCACTCGCCGCAGCTTCCCCTCTTCTCAGAAGAGAGCAGATAAATCACTGGGTGGGACTACTGGTTTTGCGGGGCCCCACCAAGCGAGTGCCGGGTGGGAGGACAGGGGCCTTCCAGCGCCCACCGCcggccccctcccggcccctcgcCGGCCAGCGGGCAGCCCCAGCCGTGCGGGGAGGCCGAACCACCGCACCCGGCTCCTCTCCGGTTACAGAGCTGGGGCGCAAAATCGAAGCTGAAATGCAGGCTTgcaaaattgcctttttattttccttctttttttgttgttgttgttgggttttttttgctgttttccctccctctctggcgCCGTTCCCAGGCCGAGTCCTGCCCCCACCTGCCAGCCCCGAACATTTGCATGGCTGGGTCCCTGCCCGGGCGCTTTATTTTTCTCACCAGTGTCACTGGCAAACGCAGATTTGCTTGCGAGGATGTAACCCTGGCCAAGCCCCAGACCGGGGAGGTGTGAGCAATTCCCACTCTCCCACGGCTCGCTAAGAGGGCTCCACACCTCGCAGGATACGGCCCGTAAATGCACAAAATCCGCTGTGCTGGGACATttaggaggggaaaggagagggtgaGCCGGCAGGAGCGGACCCTGACCCCCAGCCCACGGCAACCACCGTGCCGCCCAGCTCCGGCAGAACCGCCGCACGACCCACTGCTTTCCCTTTGCCAGCGTTGCCGTGATGGGCTTGCCGGGTTTGGTGCCGGGGAACGGTGACCGGCTGCCGTGGCCTCAGCGCGGCGTGGCTGCCTGCagtgccgggctgtgccgggctgaGCCGTAACTCCCGTCAGTCACCGTGAGTCCCTGCACGGCCCACCACTCACCTCGGCGAGGCGAcacagggaagaggaaggcagggatTGCCACTGGAGCCCCCCATTGCCACCAAGGCTGGAGTGATGGGGGCCAGAGCCACCACCTCCTGCCCCGGACAGGGCCCTCGGGGGGATAGGACAGGCAGAGGGTGGCTCCTTGGGAAAACCTGGCTCCCGTGGCCGCACATGGATCCCAAGCCCACCTCCGTGCCCTGTGCCAGCGCTGTGGGGGCTCCACGCCTCCGTGGCACCGGGATGTCCTGGGAGAAGCTGCACAGACACGGGACACCAGAAAAGGAGCGCCTGCAGCCCGGCCGCAGCTGCAGCCACGGTGCTGTGCCGGCCACCAGCCCCCGACTGCGACCATGTCCCAATCCTCCCTTTTCCATGAGAACAACGCGCTTCGATGCGCTGGTGTTACAGCTGCGACTGGGAGAGCCCTGGCTCGGGAAAACCAAAGGGGGTGAGACATGGAGACCAGACAGGGatagatggggatgggatggagatggagatggagatggagatgggacaGGGGTTGGGACGGGATGGGCATGGGGCATGGGGAAGAGATGAGCattgggatggagatgggtggggatggggatTGGATGGACGGGGATtggatggggacagagatggggTGGCCGTGGGCTGAGGGTGGAGGTGGGGATGAGATTGAGATGGGGAGATGGGCATGGACATGGGGATGAGTGTAGAGACGGGAATGGGACAGGAACGGaaatggggacaaggatggggatgaggaAAACTAACTGCAGAAATGGCCTTAGAAAAGGAGAAGCAGGAGCTGCTTCGCCAGATCCGTCCTACCCAGGTTGGTTTCACCCCCTCCAACAAGGGACTGGTGAGGGCAGGAGCAGAGTCCCAGCGCTCCCCAGCTCCAGGGAAAAGTCCCAGGAAAACGCCACGGGGCGAGTCATGCCCTGAGCTCAGGGCCACTGTCCTCCAGCCATGTGATGGACGGCTCCGAGATGGTGTTGTTTCATCCACTGGGGGAGAATTTTAGCAATTGGatcatttttccctttccatcccCAAATGGACATGCCGGCATGGCCAGGTGACAGCAGCTTGCTGGCCAGCTGCCCTCGGCGCGGCTGCTGTCACCTCGTTTTACGAcatgttcttcctttcttcctgcacCTCCCGCCCCGCTCCAGCCGACCAAATGCCCGGCAGATGCGGCGAGTGCCGGACGGGGGACGCCACTTCCCACCCAGCCTCCGCCGTTTGCTCCCCGCGGGCCAAACGGGCGCAGGGAGGGTCCCTCTGGCATGTTTTGGGGTTGATGCAGTATTTTTGGTGCCTTTTTGCCCATTTTCCTGCCTTCCCGCTGTGTCACACACACCTCCCAGCGCTCCCGCACCCGGAGTTGGTCATCGGCTGGGCAGCGGATCCAACCGCGGAGAAAGCCCCGTGACCGAACTGAGTCACTCTGGGGCTGGTGGTGCCTGGTGGGGGCTGTGTCTTCTTGCCCCCCCAAACTGAATCCCACCCGTGGATCCCTGAAACCTCGTGCGACCCCCGCCGCGCGCCCACGGAGGGGCCGGTTCCAGTGGGGCTGAAtcccccccgtccctctcctcaCGGGGAGACAAACCCGCGGCAAAACGGCGTCACCCCCAGATTTGCGGGTATTTGCAAtacacacaccgcccccccccccccgcagcacctCGGTGACCCCTCGGGGTTCAGGTCCAGCGGCTCCCGGCTGGGGGGgaagcgggcggcgggggcggcggcggccgcctggCACGGCCCGGCTCAGCTCGGCCCGGCACGACCCGCTGCGGCACGGCGCGGCTCGGCACGGGCTGGGCGGTGGTGCCCCCTGCCTGCGGCCACGGCGCGTCGGGCCTGGGGAGACCGGGGCGGGCCGCAGCGGGCTATGCCCGACCACACCAAGCCGAGCCGGGCCGTGCCGAGCCGAACCGAGCCGGGCCATGCCAGACTTtaccgagccgggccgggccgggcccagcggagccgggccgggccatGCCGGGCCATACCGAGCCGGGCCATACCGAGCCGGGCCGGACTTCACCgagcggagccgagcggagccccgggccgggccgggccgggcgcgcccccccgccccgctcccccgcctccCTCCTTAGGGGGCGTGGCTTCCCGCAGCGTCCCCGCCCCTTTCCCCGCCCGCGCCTTCCAACGGGCGCGCGGCGGCGgtgccccgccccctccgccgcgGCGTCACGGCCGTGCCATTGTTATGCAAATAAAAGGGCGGGTAAAAGGCGCGCGCGGGGCCGGCTGCGCTCCAGAGGggcccgggcgcggcggcggagcggcggcggcggcgggagcgcgggggtcgcggcggcagcagcacccGCCAGCAGCGCCGCATGcccgggcgggcggaggcggcgcCGTCcatgcggggcggcggggcctgaGGGGCGGCATGAGCCAGAGCGAGGTGTCGGCGGTggccgcgccgccgcccagccAGCGCGTCTTCCAGGAGGCGGTGCGGCGCGGCAACACCAAGGAGCTGCAGTCGCTGCTGCAGAACATGACGAACTGCGAGTTCAACGTCAACTCCTTCGGGCCCGAGGGGCAGACGGCGCTGCACCAGTCCGTCATCGACGGCAACCTGGAGCTGGTCAAGCTCCTGGTCAAGTTCGGCGCCGACATCCGCCTGGCCAACCGGGACGGCTGGAGCGCCCTGCACATCGCCGCCTTCGGGGGCCACCAGGACATCGTCCTCTACCTGATCACCAAGGCCAAATACTCCGCCGGCGCCCGGTGATGCCGGCgccgcgtcccccccccgccatccctccccagctcccccggcCGCCGAAGCTGCTCCCACCCCCGCGCCGGGGTCGTTTGGCGAAGATTTGGGGCCCCACGCAAAACACGCCACCGTTCGcctgcttttaaattttattttttaaatattttttttttctccttccaaggGTTGTTTTCCTACTGtaatgtggtttggttttggttttttttgttttgttttgtttttttttttcctccatctacCT
The genomic region above belongs to Rissa tridactyla isolate bRisTri1 chromosome 14, bRisTri1.patW.cur.20221130, whole genome shotgun sequence and contains:
- the NRARP gene encoding notch-regulated ankyrin repeat-containing protein, with the protein product MSQSEVSAVAAPPPSQRVFQEAVRRGNTKELQSLLQNMTNCEFNVNSFGPEGQTALHQSVIDGNLELVKLLVKFGADIRLANRDGWSALHIAAFGGHQDIVLYLITKAKYSAGAR